A stretch of the Macaca mulatta isolate MMU2019108-1 chromosome 14, T2T-MMU8v2.0, whole genome shotgun sequence genome encodes the following:
- the SCT gene encoding secretin, giving the protein MAPRPLLLLLLLLGGSAARPAPPRARRHSDGTFTSELSRLREGARLQRLLQGLVGKRSEQDAENSTAWSRLSAGLLCPSGSDTPTLQAWMPLGGAWSPWLPPGPRPGVMVSEPAGAAAEGTLRPR; this is encoded by the exons ATGGCCCCCCGgcccctcctgctgctgctgctgctcctcggGGGCTCCGCCGCGCGCCCCGCGCCCCCCAG GGCCCGGCGACACTCGGACGGGACGTTCACCAGCGAGCTCAGCCGCCTGCGGGAGGGCGCGCGGCTCCAGCGGCTGCTACAGGGCCTGGTGGGGAAGCGCAG CGAGCAGGACGCAGAGAACAGCACGGCCTGGTCCAGGCTCAGCGCGGGTCTGCTCTGCCCGTCCGGGTCCGACACGCCCACCCTGCAGGCCTG GATGCCCCTGGGCGGGGCCTGGTCTCCCTGGCTGCCCCCTGGGCCCAGGCCTGGGGTTATGGTTTCAGAACCTGCCGGTGCTGCTGCAGAAGGAACCCTGCGACCGAGATGA